TCATACGGACACTGTGTCGGTTATACAACCACCTGATGGGCTTCAGCCTTAACCTCATGGGGAAGACACCCGTCCTCAGGACTTGAACGATTGCAGAACAAACCTTTCCTGGCATACCATCTGAAGAAGGAAGGCTGCCCTTTCTGCACGGGATGAGGAGAACCATCATGCGGGTACATTTCATCATACACGAACCCTTTGAAGCCCCGGGAACGTACCAGACCTGGGCAAGGTCGCGGGGATATGCCATCACCCATTCAAGGATGTATGCCTATGAGCAATTACCCGAGGATATCGACGCCATCGACATGCTGGTCATCATGGGAGGACCGCAAAGCCCGGCGACCACCAAAGAGGAATGCCCCTCCTTCGATGCCGCCGCGGAGTGCGCATGCATCTCCCGCTTCATCGAAGCGAAGAAGCTGGTCATCGGGGTGTGCCTGGGCGCCCAGTTGGTCGGAGAGACACTGGGGGGACGGTTTGCGCACAGTCCCTGAGAAAGAAATCGGGAAATTCCCGATCTTCCTGACGGAAGCGGGAAAGAACGATCCGCTGTTCTCTCTGTTTGGCGATTCGTTGGATGTGGGACATTGGCACAGCGACATGCCAGGCCTGACTGATGCGGCAATCGTCATCGCCAAAAGCGGAGGATGCCCCCGGCAGATCATCCGCTACCAGGACTTCGTCTATGGTTTCCAGTGCCACATGGAGTTCACCACCGAGGTTGTCCGTGGATTGGTCCAGGCATCCCGAGATGAGCTCTCGGCATCCGCTTCCCTTCGCTTCGTCCAGCCGGTCGAAACGCTTCTCACCCAGGACTACCAGGAGATGAACCAAAAGCTGTACCATTTCCTCGATGCGTTGACCACAGAATACCAGAGACGCACCACGTGAGGGATATTGGGGAGGAGAAATTCCATGGAAGTAAAGGTACAACGCATCTACGAAGCCACAGAAACCCAAGGATACCGCATTCTGGTGGACCGTCTCTGGCCCCGGGGAATCTCCAAGGAGAAAGCGCGCCTGGATGCATGGGAGAAGGAGATCGCCCCCAGCGACAGCCTGCGTCAGTGGTTCTCCCATGACGTGGAACGGTACGATGAGTTCCGACGCCGCTACCAGGCGGAACTGGACGCCAATCCCAAGGTGAATGCGTTCCTGACCCTCGTCAGGAACGCCCTTTCTTCCCATGATGTCATTTTGCTGTTCGCCGCAAAAGATCCACTCCATAACAACGCGGCGGTCCTTCGGGAATATCTTGCGTCTCATCTGCAACCCATACCCGCCAACCTACAATGAAGCACGAAAAGAACGGGAAAACGGCCTGATCACCAGCAGTACACCTCAGAATTCCAGGAAAGACGGACTCCATTCCAGATAACCCCTTATTGACAGAGAAAGAGGTTGTCCTTAGAATACGCTCCAAAAGCAAAGGCGCTCTGGAGTGAGTGCCTTTGCTTTTTTTATTAAAACCGATTCTGCACTGTGTTGCTAAAAATGAGATTGCCGAGTACTTCAGATTGACGTAGAATCAAAGAGCAATTGCAAATCGGATGGGCAAGCGGTGCGATGTGGTAGTCCCCCGGCTGCCCATCCCTTTTCCAATGCGGACTACCACCAATGCAAGAAAACATACGCTCGAAATCACGAAAGGAAACACCTTGGACGGGAAAGCCTGACGCCACGCCATTACAGGCTTTCATCGATACATGCAACCAGAACAACTACTTCCGCCGCCATCCGGACAATGCGGAAACGGGAGAGTCCCAGTTCATCAACAGTTACCAACTGACCTCCTGCCGGTGGTGCGGGAGCGGGCACATCAAGGCATACGGTCACACATCCCTGGGAATACGCCGCTGGAAATGCAATGATTGCGGCAGGACGTTCACCCCGATCACGGGCACCATCTTCGACTCAAGGAAAATACCGTTGAGCGAATGGCTGGACTTCATGTTGTCGGTCTTCGGCTATGGCAGCTTCAGGCTTGTCTCGAAGTCGAACAGAAATGCCTACAACACCACGAGATACTGGATGGACAAGATGTTTCTGGTATTGCGCAGGTGCCAGCAAGGGGTTGTGCTTTCCGGGAAAATCGAGCTTGACGAGACGTATTACAAGGTAAGGCAACCCGACATCGAGAGGCGTCCTGACGGGAAGGAATACAGGGGGTTGTCGCGAAACCAGATATGCATCTCAATAGCCTGCGACAGCAGGCACGTGGTCTGTTTTGAGGAGGGCACGGGAAAGCCAAAGAAACAGAAGGTATATGATCTTTTTCGTGAACATATACAACCAGGGTGCCGGCTTGTCCACGATATGGAGAGGGCGCACTCGCTTCTTGTCGAGAAACTGCATCTGGAGAGCACAACTTACAACTCGAAGGTAATAAAGCTGTTGCCAGACAAGGAGAATCCCCTGAACGACGTGAACCAGTACTGCAGGCTTCTCCAATTGTTCCTTGGCTCCCATTCAGGGTTCATCCGTGATGGCATCCAGGACTATCTTAACCTGTTCTGTTTCATCTCGAATCCGCCGGAGGACAAGTTCGAGAAGGTCGAGAAATTCATGCGCTGGGCAATGCTATTCCCAGATTTGTGCCGTTATAGGGGGTAAATATCAATTTGAAAGCCTTGTTCGCTGTTTCGTAGCAACACAGTGCAGATACAGTTTTTATTTTTATATTCATACACCCATTATCAGAAATCCACAACAAACATTTGATGTTTCTGAGCAGAGAATTTTCTGAAACGCCTGCATGTTCGCAAAAGGACGCATTTGCGCATCCTTCCAAGTCAATCCGCATCCCCCCTCCATCTGTCTTCTTGATATGGGGAGCCTCCCATCCACTACGGTTTCCTTACCGGGGTTTATGGTTTCCGCTTACCCTTCATGGGACCCCCTTCCCTCCTCCTTTTTACACGGACTGTTTCTTGTACGGTTCACCTACGAGCACGGACATAAAAAAAACCTCTCGATAAGAGGCTTACTTTTAGGTGATAGATAGAATAGGTAATTCACAATGGGATCACTCCCACTCAATCGTCCCTGGTGGCTTGGAAGTGATGTCGTACAGCACGCGGTTTACTCCCGGCACTTCGTTGCAGATGCGCGAAGCGCACTTCTGCAGCACTTCCGGTGGGAAGCGGTACCAGTCCGCCGTCATGGCGTCCTCGCTGGTCACCGCGCGGAGGGTGCACACCTCTTCGTAGGTCCGGTGGTCCCCCTGCACGCCGACACTCTTGACGGGAAGCAGGTCGGCGAGCGCCTGCCAGATCTTGTCATACAACCCCGCCTTGCGGATCTCTTCGATGAAGATGGCGTCCACATCCCGCAGCGTATCCAGCCGGGTCTTGGTCACTTCCCCGACGCACCGCACGCCCAAGCCTGGACCAGGGAACGGATGGCGGCTGACCACCTCTTCCGGAAGCCCCAGCTCACGGCCGACCTGGCGCACCTCATCCTTGAACAGCTCTTTCAGCGGCTCAAGCAGTTGCCACTTCAGGTCTTTGGGAAGACCGCCCACGTTGTGGTGGCTCTTGATGGTCGAACTGGGGCCGCCGCTGGGGGAACGCGATTCGATGACATCCGGGTACAGCGTCCCTTGGGCGAGGAACGAGATGTCCCCGCAGGAATGTGCCTGCTGGTAGAACGTATCGACGAACAGTTTGCCGATGATGTGCCGTTTGGTCTCCGGATCGGTCACGCCTTTCAGCGCCTGGAGGAACGCGTCCTCCGCGTCGGCGTACTGGAGCCGGATGTTGAACTTTTCCCGGAACAGGGAGAGCACCGCCTGTGCCTCTCCCTTGCGCAGCAGTCCGTTGTTGACGAACACACAGACCAGCTGGTCTCCGATGGCCTCATGGATCAAGACGGCGGCGACGGAGGAATCCACCCCGCCGGACAGCCCGCAGAGCACCTGCTTGTCCCCCACCGTCTCACGGATCTTCTGGATGGAATCCTGGATGAAGTTGCCCATGTTCCAATCCGCCTTGGCGTTGCAGATACCAAAGACAAAGTTGGAAAGGATTGTCTTCCCTTCCTTGGTGTGGACCACCTCAGGATGGAACTGTACTCCATAGAATCGTTTTGCGTCATTCTCCACCGCCGTATACGGGCAGTTCGGCGTGGTGGCCGTCACCCGGAAGCCCTCGGCCATCTTGTCCACCGAGTCCCCATGGCTCATCCAGATCTGTGAGTTCTGATGGACCGAAGCGAGCAGCTTGCTGGTCGGGTCGGTCAAGGAAATGTCGGCGAAGCCGTATTCCTTCTTCTTTGCCGAACTGACGTGGCCACCCAGCTGGTAGGTCATCACCTGCAGTCCATAGCAGATGCCAAGAATGGGCAGGCCCAACCGGTAGATCTCAGGATCGGGATACGGGGAATCCGCTTCTCCGACGGACGAAGGGCCACCGGAGAACACCAAACCGACCGGTGCCATCTCGGCGATGGCCTTGGCCATCGTGGTGTACGGGACGATCAGGCTATAGACGCCCAGATCCCGGATCCTGCGTGCGATGAGCTGGCTGTACTGCGCTCCGAAATCCAATACAAGCACGGTGTCATGAAGATGCTGTTGCATAGACCTATCCTATCAGAAACAGGCGGAGAAATGGAACTACCATGCGAGTTCTTCCACCGGGGGATACGCCTTTTTCACCGCGGCCGCCACGGCCGCTCCCAGAATGAGGCCGACGACCACCTGCCCGAGGTTTCCCGGAACCTCGGCAAGCGCCACGGAGAAACCGGAGACCAACAGCCCGGAAAGGACAAAGTATCCACCCACCACGGAAAGCAACGCGCCACCGGCGGCCAGGATTCTCTGCAACCATCCTACCGGCTTTTTCCGTACCGCCAACGCGACAAGAAGCCCTTCCAAGCCGTGACAGACGAACGAGATGGGCGCCCATTGGGCGTAGCCGGAAAACAGGTCGGCCATCGCCGCTCCGATACCTCCGGCCAGAAGCGCCGTCCACGGACCGAACGTGAACGCGATGAAACAAACCGCCACATCACAAAGATTCAAATATCCTTTCGCCGTCGGAAACCGGACGATCATGGTGAAGACCACCA
The window above is part of the Sphaerochaeta sp. genome. Proteins encoded here:
- a CDS encoding ECF transporter S component, which gives rise to MEQKRGALRIALVAVLSAVVVVFTMIVRFPTAKGYLNLCDVAVCFIAFTFGPWTALLAGGIGAAMADLFSGYAQWAPISFVCHGLEGLLVALAVRKKPVGWLQRILAAGGALLSVVGGYFVLSGLLVSGFSVALAEVPGNLGQVVVGLILGAAVAAAVKKAYPPVEELAW
- the guaA gene encoding glutamine-hydrolyzing GMP synthase; this encodes MQQHLHDTVLVLDFGAQYSQLIARRIRDLGVYSLIVPYTTMAKAIAEMAPVGLVFSGGPSSVGEADSPYPDPEIYRLGLPILGICYGLQVMTYQLGGHVSSAKKKEYGFADISLTDPTSKLLASVHQNSQIWMSHGDSVDKMAEGFRVTATTPNCPYTAVENDAKRFYGVQFHPEVVHTKEGKTILSNFVFGICNAKADWNMGNFIQDSIQKIRETVGDKQVLCGLSGGVDSSVAAVLIHEAIGDQLVCVFVNNGLLRKGEAQAVLSLFREKFNIRLQYADAEDAFLQALKGVTDPETKRHIIGKLFVDTFYQQAHSCGDISFLAQGTLYPDVIESRSPSGGPSSTIKSHHNVGGLPKDLKWQLLEPLKELFKDEVRQVGRELGLPEEVVSRHPFPGPGLGVRCVGEVTKTRLDTLRDVDAIFIEEIRKAGLYDKIWQALADLLPVKSVGVQGDHRTYEEVCTLRAVTSEDAMTADWYRFPPEVLQKCASRICNEVPGVNRVLYDITSKPPGTIEWE
- a CDS encoding gamma-glutamyl-gamma-aminobutyrate hydrolase family protein (Members of this family of hydrolases with an active site Cys residue belong to MEROPS family C26.) translates to MRVHFIIHEPFEAPGTYQTWARSRGYAITHSRMYAYEQLPEDIDAIDMLVIMGGPQSPATTKEECPSFDAAAECACISRFIEAKKLVIGVCLGAQLVGETLGGRFAHSP
- a CDS encoding DUF488 family protein, with protein sequence MEVKVQRIYEATETQGYRILVDRLWPRGISKEKARLDAWEKEIAPSDSLRQWFSHDVERYDEFRRRYQAELDANPKVNAFLTLVRNALSSHDVILLFAAKDPLHNNAAVLREYLASHLQPIPANLQ
- a CDS encoding IS1595 family transposase yields the protein MQENIRSKSRKETPWTGKPDATPLQAFIDTCNQNNYFRRHPDNAETGESQFINSYQLTSCRWCGSGHIKAYGHTSLGIRRWKCNDCGRTFTPITGTIFDSRKIPLSEWLDFMLSVFGYGSFRLVSKSNRNAYNTTRYWMDKMFLVLRRCQQGVVLSGKIELDETYYKVRQPDIERRPDGKEYRGLSRNQICISIACDSRHVVCFEEGTGKPKKQKVYDLFREHIQPGCRLVHDMERAHSLLVEKLHLESTTYNSKVIKLLPDKENPLNDVNQYCRLLQLFLGSHSGFIRDGIQDYLNLFCFISNPPEDKFEKVEKFMRWAMLFPDLCRYRG